A genomic region of Trifolium pratense cultivar HEN17-A07 linkage group LG3, ARS_RC_1.1, whole genome shotgun sequence contains the following coding sequences:
- the LOC123915498 gene encoding uncharacterized protein LOC123915498: MELYLYQSLGKYQKPKGSNIKQVLKVMIILAVCVWLLYQIKNIKTKNYGGQTKIVVGCGAKLFGRKGILSRLDEGAFPNSRMVDSVGEVTNEYKSHDREEVQRRDLPNDMQVRKNAKSEFSLKENAEDEDTKRRINEKGKNMQKNVVESATKDGVIIEEMDEVESFHDENGVPPDSNDENISTFSNVNWLKKINIYEVAYGVENDAEMNLEGSINVTTADKEINAGITTHVDASGLQSSNRWR, from the coding sequence ATGGAGTTATACTTATATCAATCTTTGGGAAAGTACCAAAAACCAAAAGGGTCTAACATAAAACAGGTTTTGAAGGTGATGATAATTTTGGCTGTTTGTGTCTGGTTACTGTATCAGATCAAGAACATAAAAACAAAGAACTATGGTGGTCAAACCAAGATTGTTGTAGGATGTGGAGCTAAATTGTTTGGACGGAAAGGGATACTGTCAAGATTGGATGAAGGAGCTTTTCCTAACTCGCGAATGGTTGATTCTGTTGGAGAAGTAACTAATGAGTATAAAAGTCATGACAGAGAAGAAGTACAACGCAGGGACCTGCCAAATGATATGCAGGTTAGAAAGAATGCTAAATCAGAATTCTCATTGAAGGAGAATGCCGAGGATGAAGACACCAAACGTAGAATTAACGAGAAAGGAAAAAATATGCAGAAAAATGTGGTGGAGAGTGCTACTAAGGATGGTGTAATAATAGAGGAAATGGATGAGGTCGAAAGCTTTcatgatgaaaatggtgttccACCTGACAGCAATGATGAAAACATTTCAACTTTTAGCAATGTAAATTGGCTTAAAAAGATCAATATTTATGAAGTCGCATATGGAGTTGAGAATGATGCTGAAATGAATTTGGAAGGATCCATAAATGTCACAACAGCCGACAAAGAAATTAATGCCGGAATCACTACTCATGTTGATGCTTCAGGTTTGCAATCAAGTAATAGGTGGAGATAA
- the LOC123913645 gene encoding uncharacterized protein LOC123913645 yields the protein MVFHQVDNDFDCVDIYKQDALQHPLLKNHKIQLYPTFAKNVVRSRPSYDGECPARKVPTYNRTRKHQIVANSSSKLQFGDLPSRYRVHPALYGDSQPRLTTKWTGGTNRGCIDKRCAGIVQITQRKSYLGDVQSPGTPIGSGDTKSVFEVKIQRDKSTGNWWLTVDGVIQVGYWPKELFTHLREGASLVRFMGQVWAEQTMLYPLMGSGRLPKEGYANAALFENLMTIDSNSYQIDVLPEDMKPYSDSNPNCYDLLYSEYSGPRYRRFFVHGILKDLIHKSMSETMASCSLIIEVQANSMNLEKSLSIILYCQCLAMLTSDAQNH from the exons ATGGTATTT CATCAAGTGgataatgattttgattgtgtTGATATCTACAAGCAAGATGCTTTGCAACATCCTTTgctaaaaaatcacaaaattcag CTTTATCCAACATTCGCCAAGAATGTTGTGCGGAGTAGGCCATCTTATGATGGTGAATGTCCAGCAAGAAAAGTACCAACTTACAATAGGACAAGAAAACATCAAATTGTTGCTAATTCGTCTTCGAAATTACAATTTGGAGATCTTCCTAGTCGCTATCGT GTTCATCCAGCCTTATATGGAGACAGTCAACCACGACTAACTACAAAATGGACG GGTGGCACTAATCGTGGTTGTATCGATAAGCGTTGTGCTGGTATCGTCCAAATAACTCAACGCAAATCGTATCTTGGAGATGTCCAATCACCCGGTACTCCCATTGGTTCGGGGGATACAAAATCCGTTTTTGAAGTCAAAATCCAACgg GATAAATCCACGGGTAATTGGTGGTTAACTGTTGATGGAGTTATACAAGTTGGATATTGGCCAAAAGAATTATTTACTCACTTAAGGGAAGGAGCATCTTTGGTTAGATTTATGGGTCAAGTTTGGGCCGAACAGACTATGTTGTATCCTCTAATGGGTAGTGGGAGATTGCCTAAAGAAGGATATGCAAACGCAGCTCTTTTCGAAAATCTCATGACTATTGATTCAAACTCTTATCAAATCGATGTACTACCTGAAGATATGAAACCATATAGTGATAGTAATCCAAATTGCTATGATTTGTTGTATTCTGAGTATTCAGGACCTAGGTATCGACGCTTTTTT GTTCATGGTATTTTGAAGGATCTGATTCATAAGTCTATGAGTGAGACAATGGCAA GTTGCAGTCTGATCATTGAAGTTCAAGCTAACTCTATGAATTTAGAGAAGAGTTTATCTATCATTTTGTATTGTCAGTGTCTTGCAATGCTTACTTCTGATGCTCAGAATCACTAG